Part of the Sulfobacillus acidophilus DSM 10332 genome, GCATCCCCAATCGGATCCGTCGGATCGTCGCCGTCGAGCAACACCGTAAAAATCCCGGTGATACTGCCGGTTTGAAAGCGCCCAGCCCGTTCCAATATCCGGGGTAACAGATGAAAGACCGAGGGAGTAAATCCTCGCACGGCAGGCAACTCTCCCCCCATCAGTCCGACCTCGCTTTGCGCCAGCGCCACCCGGGTCAAGGAGTCGAGTACCAAAATGACGTCTTGGCCCTCTTGCCGAAACTTTTCAGCAATTTGAAACGTCGTGTCTAAGGCCCTCAGCCGCATAATGGCCGGACTGTCCGAGGTGGCGGCGACGATAACGGTTCGTTGCCGGGCCGTCGGGGGCAATTGATGATAGAATTCGGCAATTTCCCGCCCGCGTTCCCCAATCAATCCCACGACGGCGACATCAGCCGTTACCCCCCGTAAAATCTGTTGTAAGAGAGTGGTTTTCCCGACACCGGCGCCGGCAAAAATCCCCAGCCGTTGGCCCCGTCCCAGCGTCAATAAGGCATCGATCACCCGTACGCCGGTCCACAAAGGCGTTGTAATGGGTGCCCGCGTTAGGGGGGATATTGCGTCTCGGGTCACTTCAATCCGTTCCGAAAACCATAAGGGCCGATTATCTAATGGCTGCCCTGTGCCATCGATGAGGCGTCCTAATAGGGAACGGCCCACCGGCACCTTTAATTGGTGACGGGTCGCGGTGACCATCATGCCGGGTCTTACGCCCTTGAGTTCGCCGAACGGGGTTAACAAAAGACGACCTTCCGGTAAAAAGCCCACCACTTCCATGGCTAGGGGAGGAACCCGGGAATCCTCAAGCCGACACACCTCCCCGATGGCCGCATCAGGCCCTCGACTAATCACCGTCAAGCCGCGAACCGCTTCAATACGGCCAAACGGCCGAAACCGGGTAGCAGCAGGGAGTCGGTCAATCCGGTCCGTCAGCGTCACCCTAATACCTCCTGTAAAAGTGTCTGCAACGACACGACCGGCCCCCCTAAAAAGCCCCCCGTTTCCCCTTCGATACGCATGGTCCCGGTCGCTAAGGCATCGTCAATTTTCACCACCATCGGGGTCACCCCCTGGTCTAACACCTCTTGCAGCGCCGCTAAGCGGGGTTCCCAGGTCGGATCGACAAAAAGTGTCAAAGATTTTTGATCCATCGTATCCGCGAGTTCTTGAATATACTCGTGAATCACGTCCAAACGTTCCAATTTCAAACGGGAATAAAGCTTTAGACTGAGAGCCGCCGCGACGGCCAAAGTTTGCTCGTCCCCCAAGCGATCGAGGACAGCTTTTAGCTGTTGAAGCTTTTGGCGCGGCGCCTCCAGTTCTTGCCGAATAGCTTGCCAAGCGGCTTGAACCTCCTGCCGTGCTTCTTGGTAGCCGGCGTCCCACCCAGCCTGATACCCCTCTTGGCGCGCTTTGTCTCGGATGGTCCGAGCCTCGGTTTCCGCATTTTCTAGAATCGCCATCGCTTCCGCCTTCGCCCGTGCAAGCAAATCCGTCAATTCTGCGGAAACCTCAGGCACCACCGGAGACGCCGGGTCCAGGGGCCGCCATTGCACGGCGAGCCGCTGACGACCAAGCTTTTGCTGTTCGGCTTTGATGACTTTAGAGAACGAAATCATCTTGATCTCCTCTGGATATGACAATTTCTCCCTGGTCTTCTAACTGGCGAATGATATTGACGATATCCCGTTGCGCGTTTTCCACGTCTCGAATCCGAACCGGTCCCAGCACGGCAATGTCGTCACGCAACAGTTCAGCCGCTTTGCTGGACAAATTCTTGAAAATCTTGTTGGATACGTCGGACGGAGCGCCTTTTAACGCAACCGCCAGCGTCTTGTTATCAACCCGCCGCAAGATTTTCTGCACGGCCCGATCATCGAGTTGAACGATATTTTCAAAGACAAACATTCGGTTCCGAATACTTTCCGCCAGTTCCGGATCGTATTCCTCTAAACGCGCCATGATCTGCCGCTCGGCCGATCGCTCGCTATTGTTCAAGATGGGTACGATAATGTTGAGTCCGCCGCCGCCGCCCGCTTCGTCGGCGGCCAAATCGGCCAACTTTTGCTCAATCAGGCTTTCGATATCCTTAATCACTTCAGGGGCCGCCCGGCCCATCACCGCAATTCGCCGAGCGACATCGGCCTGCACCTCGGCCGGTAACGCCGAGAGCACTTGCGCCGATACGGCCGGGTCGGTATGGGATAAAATCACGGCAATCGTCTGCGGGTGTTCCCCTTGCACTAATTGCAGGATTTGGCTGGCATCCACTTTGCGAAGAATTTCAAACGGCCGTTTTTGTAAAAAGTTTCGTAGGCGGTACATGATTTCGCCTGCCCGTTGGCCGTCAAAGGCACGCTCCAACATTTGCCGAGCAAGGTCGGCACCACCCTCGGCAATCTGTCGCTCGGCTTGCGACAGATGAAAAAATTCCTGCAAGATCTCTTCTTGCAGCTTGGGATCCACCCGCTTGAGTTTGGCGATCTCGACGGTAATCGCCTCCACCTCCGTGCGCCCGAGATAGCGGAGGATGTTGGCGGCTTCCTCCGCCCCCACGGTCAGCAAAAGGATGGCGGCTTTGCGCGCCCCCGTCATCTTTTCCATCTTAGCTACTTTCCTCGTCCATCCAAGCCTTTAATAGCCGAGCCGCCGTTTCCGGTTCGTTTTTGGCCAACTCCAATAACCGTTGACGGGCTTGTTCGGCGGTATCGGGTTCCCGTTGAACCCGCATCTCGTTCAACAGTTCGGCGACCGACATCGGTTCCGGGCCCGGGGCGACCTCCCCCACCGCCTGAGGCAGCACCGCCGGCATCGGTTCGGGAACGGGCCGGTTCTTCAGCGACCGCCGAATCGTGAATAACACCCCCAAGAAAACCAGAAGTGCCATCAAACCGAGTACGCCCTGCCGAATTTCCTGCGCCCGTTGAGCCTTTTGCATGGCCACCAGGGCCTGGGAGACCGCACTCCGATTAAAGGGGAGGCCCACCACGGTCAACTGGTCGCCTCGCTGATAGTCAATACCGGCCGCACTGGCCACCAAGCTTTTAAGGGATTGGGCTTCTTGCGCGGTTAACTTCTTATCCACCACCACCGCCACCGTCAGCCGTTGAATGGCACCACCCGGAACCGTTTCATTAGTCTTCGTGGTGTCGACCAAATAATTGCTGATCACCGTTTTACTGTTCGTGCTGGTCGGCCCCCCGCTCGATTGCGTGGTATACACGGGGACATTACCGGTGGTTCCCGCCGCAGTAGTCGGTGCCGCCGACTGGGTGCTGGTAGAGCTTTGCACCTGTTGAGACGACAACACCCCTTTCCCATACTGCGTCGATTGAATTTGGGACTGATTAAAATTCAAGGTAGCACTCACTTGTACCACCGCGTTACCCGGTCCCAGCACTTGGGTCAGCATGCCTTCCACGTTATTCCGGATATTGCTGGCGACTTGGTTTTCGTCGGCAAGTTCGGCGCTACTGAGGCCAGAAATGGTCGCCGCCGGTCCTTGGTTCAAGACCCCGGCCGACAGCACATCCCCGTTTTGGTCGACCACGGTCACTTGATTCACGGCCAACCCATTCACCGAATGGGCCACCAAATTCATAATGCCGCGCACCTGCCCGGCGGATAGGGAAGCGCCAGGATTTAAGTCGACAAACACCGAGGCCGTGGCCGGAGTCGTGGTTTCCCCAAAGAGGCTCGGGGCGGGTTCGTTAATCAGCACGCGGCTGGAATGAACCCCGTTGATGCTATTTATCGTCGATTCCAAGGTGGCTTCGAGATCGGCGAGCTGGGTTAACTGGATTTCCTGGTCCGTCTCCCCGAGCGTAAAGGTCATCGGCTGCGGCAAGCCCACCGTGCCGCTGGATGGGATATTCTGATCGGCCAAATCCACCCGCACCTGGTTGACGTCTTTTTTGGGTACCAATATCGTGGCCCCACCGTTGGTCAACTCGTATGGAATCTTCATTTGGCTTAATTGATTGGTAATTTGTCCCGCCGTACGCGGGTCCAGATTGGTATATAAAGGCTGCCAATCCGGACTGGTCACCAACGTCCAGCCGGTGACCAACACCGCCAATCCCAGCACCACAAACCCGCCTACCCGGAGTTTTTGGGCCGGAGCTTGGTTCTTCCACCAATTTAAGAGCCGATCCCAATAGGCTTTGGCCCGTTCGTTCATGGATTAAATCTCCTTAACTCAGCGGCATGTTCATGATGTTTTGATAGGCCGAAATGGCTTGATTTTGTACCGCCGTCGCAACATCCAGCTGGGACTGGGCGGTCACCATCGCCACCATCGCTTGGGTTACACTGATTTGACCGGTCATCGCGGCTTGAATGGCTTGGTTGGCTTGAGTTTGGCTCTGACTCAAACTATTCACCGCATGACCCAAAAGGGACCCAAAATTCATGGGCACGGTCGACGCGGCGGTCGATCCGCCATTTAAGGTCACCGGCGTTAAATACTGTAAAGCTAATGGATTCATGCGATTAGGCCCCCAACGTCAATGCTTTCGTATCCATCGTCTTCGCGGCGTTAAAAGCCGTCACATTGGCTTGATAGGCTTGTGACGCCTCAATCATGTCGACCATTTCGACCGGTAAATGCACGTTCGGATATAAGACGTTTCCCGCGGCATCGGCTTGGGGACTGGTCGGATCGTAGACCACCTGAAAGGGACTCGGATCTTGATAAATGCCCGCCACCATGACCCCTTGTCCTATCCCTTGATCAGGGCCGGTGGCCGGCGCCGGCAGGCTTTGGAGCACCACGAATTCCCGCCGATATGGTCCTCCCCTGGGCGTCACGGTGGTATCGGCATTGGCCAAATTGTTCGCCACGACATCCAGGCGCAAGGACTCCGCGGTAAGTCCACTGGCCGCAATATTAATCCCGTCAAACATCATTGCGGTTTCTCCTCCGTAACCGTTTTAATTGCCGTCACTTTGGCGTTAAACGCCTGCACGGCCGTTTCGTATAACAGCTGGGCTTTGGCTAAACTCGCCATTTGTGCCGTCAAATCGACGCTGTTGCCGTTATTAAAAATCGCCCCCGGTAACGTCGTCACCGTGCCCGTGACCTGGGCGACCGCCTGCGGACCTTGATTTAAAGCGGCCTGCAGTTGGCTTTGAAAGGATAGCGACTGAGCTTTGTATCCCGGCGTGTCGTAATTCGCCAAGTTGTTGGCGATATAGAGTTCCTGCTGCCGACTGAGATTTAACGTGGTGACGATGACGGTATCCGTGAGATTATTGAATAAGTCCATCATAGCCTCCTGACCGTGTTCTAAGGTCCATTGCCAATCGCCACTTGGCCTACCAGCGTATTCAACACCACAATGTTCACGCGACGGTTCTGAGCCCGCCCGGCCGGCGTGGCATTGGTCGCCACCGGATGATATCGACCAAATCCGGCCAACGACAAGCGCGCCGGCTGGATTCCGGGTACACGGCTTAACACATACACCACATTGGCTGCTCGCATCGCCGACAATTGCCAGTTGCTCGGAAACTCAGCTGTCCGAATCGGCGTGGAATCGGTATATCCGGCCACTTCAATATCATTCGGTACACTTTTTAATACGCCGCCGAGCCGTTGAATCAAACCGACCGCAGCCGGTGACAGAGTCGCCGAGCCGGGCGCAAACAAATACGACGCACTCAAGCTCACCTCGACTCCGCGAGGATTACTGGTCACCGCGACCTGATTGGCCAACCCCGCCTGGTTAATGGCGGACTGCAAACGGGATTCCAGCTGACTCAGCGTTTCCAGCTCCTGTTGTTGCTGCTTCGCCGATAACGCATAGGTTCCGCTCATACCGGTAATAATCGAGGGCCCTGGGGATTGACCGACGATACTGTTCGAATTGAATTGTTGCGCCAGAGCCTGCGCCACGAGCGTAAATTTAATTTGCTCCGTACGGTTCATGGCATAGAGCACAATAAAAAAGGCCAACAACAACGTGATGAGGTCGGCGTAGGTAATCAGCCATCGCATCATGCCGCCGTTTTCGTTATGTTGTGCCTCGTCTTCCTCCATCACGAGACCGGCACCCCCTCCGATGCCGGCTGGGGCGCTTCCGCCACTGGCGCAACCGTGCCACCGGAAGGGCGAATAAAGCTCATCAGCTTATCGCGTAAAAGCGACGGGGCCATGCCTTGTTGGATGGCCAAAATCCCTTCCAACGTGATTTGGCGCACCAAGGCGGAATGCTTCGCCTTATTCTTTAAATTACCCGCCAATGGCAACCAGACGAGATTGGCACTCGACACCCCGTATAAGGTCGCGATAAAAGCCAGCCCGATCGAGGCGGCCAGCGAGTTCGGATTGCCATTTAATTCGCCTAATACGTGGACCAACCCCATAATGGTCCCCACGATGCCCATGGTCGGGGCATAGCCGCCGGCCGCCTCAAAAATACTGGCCCCCATCTTTTCCTGGTTCGATTTGGCATAAATATCGGTTTCTAACATCTGGCGTACAAATGTAGGATCCGCATTATCCACCAATAATTGCAAACCCTTTTCCAAAAAGGGATCCCCCGCCAAAGGAATTTCTTGTTCCAGCTCCAACAGCGATCGCCGACGAGCCACATCCGAATACCGTACCAGTTTGTCAATCAGTTGGACCGGATCAAATTGATCGCGGGTAAATCCGACACGAAACAACATGGGAACTTTTTTTAAGTCGTCTAAGGAGAACGAAACCGCCGTCGCCCCAATGGTGCCCCCAAAGACAATCATGGCGGCCGTTCCTTCCAACAGCGCCCCTGCGCGCCCGCCTTCTAAGACAAATCCCCCGACTAAGGCGATAACGCCAAAAATAATTCCGCCAACTGCACTAAAGTCGAGTCGCATAGGGGCCCTCCTCCGCTACATCTAAATGCCGCGCACCGCATGCGGTATGGCCCGGTAGCGATTGGCTAGGCCACCGGTAAATCGGTCATATTCCTCAGGCGTGGCAAATCCCCGGCGAATAATCTCGCGGCGCAGGCGAACCGGATCGAGTTCAATACCATTTAAATTATCCACCCCGATATAATTGCCGGGTGACAACTGAATTTGCGGAACCCAGGTGTTTTCCCGCGGTAAAAACTCCGCCCGGATATCGAACATCCGCCGGTTGCCGACCACTTCCCACACGCCGGTCCACGCGTGAGGGCCCAACACCACATGATACATGCTTTCCCGATTCCGTTCACGGTTGGGTTTCATAATATGTTTGCAAAAAATGGGCCCACCCACCGTTGCGTCCACTTGATAGAGTACATGCGACAAAATGTACTCAAGCAACTCTTCGCGGGTTGGTTTCATCATGCCGTTCGGAAAGTACCGGTCAGAATCGCTGCGCCGCCCACGCCGCCGAGCTCGCGGCGGAGCGAAAATCGGGGACGACATCTCGATTACTTGCCCATCTTGAAAAAACGCTAGCGACTTAGTCGACATGATATGCCCTCCATGTCGGATTGTGGTGATTCTCTTCTCACCCCTTTCGACAGGCAATCGGCTTTTCCTTCTTTTCCCTCTCAAAATTCTTCCAAAGCATGAAAAAAATCCCCCTTTATTGTCACAGACTATCGACAGTGTGTTCTTGATTTTCTGTCAGCGGTTTGTTAAAAATAAATCGTAAACAAGCGCTTGTTAGTCTTATAGTATTTTGAAGGAGG contains:
- a CDS encoding type III secretion system ATPase, FliI/YscN (PFAM: ATP synthase alpha/beta family, nucleotide-binding domain~TIGRFAM: ATPase FliI/YscN family~COGs: COG1157 Flagellar biosynthesis/type III secretory pathway ATPase~InterPro IPR005714:IPR003593:IPR000194~KEGG: sti:Sthe_0547 ATPase, FliI/YscN family~PFAM: ATPase, F1/V1/A1 complex, alpha/beta subunit, nucleotide-binding domain~SMART: ATPase, AAA+ type, core~SPTR: ATPase, FliI/YscN family;~TIGRFAM: ATPase, type III secretion system, FliI/YscN), translated to MTLTDRIDRLPAATRFRPFGRIEAVRGLTVISRGPDAAIGEVCRLEDSRVPPLAMEVVGFLPEGRLLLTPFGELKGVRPGMMVTATRHQLKVPVGRSLLGRLIDGTGQPLDNRPLWFSERIEVTRDAISPLTRAPITTPLWTGVRVIDALLTLGRGQRLGIFAGAGVGKTTLLQQILRGVTADVAVVGLIGERGREIAEFYHQLPPTARQRTVIVAATSDSPAIMRLRALDTTFQIAEKFRQEGQDVILVLDSLTRVALAQSEVGLMGGELPAVRGFTPSVFHLLPRILERAGRFQTGSITGIFTVLLDGDDPTDPIGDAVRGILDGNLYLSRSLAEAHFFPAIDILRSMSRLMPDVVDAAHWSLAGRVRRILATLEKFSDVVALGAYQAGADPVLDGALAIKPLLDRWARQGLEDNTPPDEALAGLEAIIAAEERLRDV
- a CDS encoding hypothetical protein (KEGG: esi:Exig_1877 hypothetical protein~SPTR: Putative uncharacterized protein), translated to MISFSKVIKAEQQKLGRQRLAVQWRPLDPASPVVPEVSAELTDLLARAKAEAMAILENAETEARTIRDKARQEGYQAGWDAGYQEARQEVQAAWQAIRQELEAPRQKLQQLKAVLDRLGDEQTLAVAAALSLKLYSRLKLERLDVIHEYIQELADTMDQKSLTLFVDPTWEPRLAALQEVLDQGVTPMVVKIDDALATGTMRIEGETGGFLGGPVVSLQTLLQEVLG
- a CDS encoding flagellar motor switch protein FliG (PFAM: FliG C-terminal domain~TIGRFAM: flagellar motor switch protein FliG~COGs: COG1536 Flagellar motor switch protein~InterPro IPR000090~KEGG: tjr:TherJR_1541 flagellar motor switch protein FliG~PFAM: Flagellar motor switch protein FliG~SPTR: Flagellar motor switch protein FliG;~TIGRFAM: Flagellar motor switch protein FliG), with the translated sequence MEKMTGARKAAILLLTVGAEEAANILRYLGRTEVEAITVEIAKLKRVDPKLQEEILQEFFHLSQAERQIAEGGADLARQMLERAFDGQRAGEIMYRLRNFLQKRPFEILRKVDASQILQLVQGEHPQTIAVILSHTDPAVSAQVLSALPAEVQADVARRIAVMGRAAPEVIKDIESLIEQKLADLAADEAGGGGGLNIIVPILNNSERSAERQIMARLEEYDPELAESIRNRMFVFENIVQLDDRAVQKILRRVDNKTLAVALKGAPSDVSNKIFKNLSSKAAELLRDDIAVLGPVRIRDVENAQRDIVNIIRQLEDQGEIVISRGDQDDFVL
- a CDS encoding flagellar M-ring protein FliF (PFAM: Secretory protein of YscJ/FliF family; Flagellar M-ring protein C-terminal~TIGRFAM: flagellar basal-body M-ring protein/flagellar hook-basal body protein (fliF)~COGs: COG1766 Flagellar biosynthesis/type III secretory pathway lipoprotein~InterPro IPR000067:IPR006182:IPR013556~KEGG: tjr:TherJR_1542 flagellar M-ring protein FliF~PFAM: Flagellar M-ring C-terminal; Secretory protein YscJ/FliF~SPTR: Flagellar M-ring protein FliF;~TIGRFAM: Flagellar FliF M-ring protein), with product MNERAKAYWDRLLNWWKNQAPAQKLRVGGFVVLGLAVLVTGWTLVTSPDWQPLYTNLDPRTAGQITNQLSQMKIPYELTNGGATILVPKKDVNQVRVDLADQNIPSSGTVGLPQPMTFTLGETDQEIQLTQLADLEATLESTINSINGVHSSRVLINEPAPSLFGETTTPATASVFVDLNPGASLSAGQVRGIMNLVAHSVNGLAVNQVTVVDQNGDVLSAGVLNQGPAATISGLSSAELADENQVASNIRNNVEGMLTQVLGPGNAVVQVSATLNFNQSQIQSTQYGKGVLSSQQVQSSTSTQSAAPTTAAGTTGNVPVYTTQSSGGPTSTNSKTVISNYLVDTTKTNETVPGGAIQRLTVAVVVDKKLTAQEAQSLKSLVASAAGIDYQRGDQLTVVGLPFNRSAVSQALVAMQKAQRAQEIRQGVLGLMALLVFLGVLFTIRRSLKNRPVPEPMPAVLPQAVGEVAPGPEPMSVAELLNEMRVQREPDTAEQARQRLLELAKNEPETAARLLKAWMDEESS
- a CDS encoding Flagellar hook-basal body complex protein fliE (PFAM: Flagellar hook-basal body complex protein FliE~TIGRFAM: flagellar hook-basal body complex protein FliE~HAMAP: Flagellar hook-basal body complex protein FliE~InterPro IPR001624~KEGG: mta:Moth_0770 flagellar hook-basal body complex protein (FliE)~PFAM: Flagellar hook-basal body complex protein FliE~SPTR: Flagellar hook-basal body complex protein FliE;~TIGRFAM: Flagellar hook-basal body complex protein FliE) produces the protein MNPLALQYLTPVTLNGGSTAASTVPMNFGSLLGHAVNSLSQSQTQANQAIQAAMTGQISVTQAMVAMVTAQSQLDVATAVQNQAISAYQNIMNMPLS
- a CDS encoding flagellar basal-body rod protein FlgC (PFAM: Domain of unknown function (DUF1078); Flagella basal body rod protein~TIGRFAM: flagellar basal-body rod protein FlgC~COGs: COG1558 Flagellar basal body rod protein~InterPro IPR006299:IPR001444:IPR010930~KEGG: pmo:Pmob_1685 flagellar basal-body rod protein FlgC~PFAM: Flagellar basal body rod protein, N-terminal; Protein of unknown function DUF1078, C-terminal~SPTR: Flagellar basal-body rod protein FlgC;~TIGRFAM: Flagellar basal-body rod protein FlgC), yielding MMFDGINIAASGLTAESLRLDVVANNLANADTTVTPRGGPYRREFVVLQSLPAPATGPDQGIGQGVMVAGIYQDPSPFQVVYDPTSPQADAAGNVLYPNVHLPVEMVDMIEASQAYQANVTAFNAAKTMDTKALTLGA
- a CDS encoding flagellar basal body rod protein (PFAM: Flagella basal body rod protein~TIGRFAM: flagellar basal-body rod protein FlgB~InterPro IPR001444~KEGG: gmc:GY4MC1_2691 flagellar basal-body rod protein FlgB~PFAM: Flagellar basal body rod protein, N-terminal~SPTR: Flagellar basal-body rod protein FlgB), with the translated sequence MDLFNNLTDTVIVTTLNLSRQQELYIANNLANYDTPGYKAQSLSFQSQLQAALNQGPQAVAQVTGTVTTLPGAIFNNGNSVDLTAQMASLAKAQLLYETAVQAFNAKVTAIKTVTEEKPQ
- a CDS encoding OmpA/MotB domain protein (PFAM: OmpA family~COGs: COG1360 Flagellar motor protein~InterPro IPR006665~KEGG: drm:Dred_2442 OmpA/MotB domain-containing protein~PFAM: Outer membrane protein, OmpA/MotB, C-terminal~SPTR: OmpA/MotB domain protein), which produces MMEEDEAQHNENGGMMRWLITYADLITLLLAFFIVLYAMNRTEQIKFTLVAQALAQQFNSNSIVGQSPGPSIITGMSGTYALSAKQQQQELETLSQLESRLQSAINQAGLANQVAVTSNPRGVEVSLSASYLFAPGSATLSPAAVGLIQRLGGVLKSVPNDIEVAGYTDSTPIRTAEFPSNWQLSAMRAANVVYVLSRVPGIQPARLSLAGFGRYHPVATNATPAGRAQNRRVNIVVLNTLVGQVAIGNGP
- a CDS encoding MotA/TolQ/ExbB proton channel (PFAM: MotA/TolQ/ExbB proton channel family~COGs: COG1291 Flagellar motor component~InterPro IPR002898~KEGG: tjr:TherJR_2770 MotA/TolQ/ExbB proton channel~PFAM: MotA/TolQ/ExbB proton channel~SPTR: MotA/TolQ/ExbB proton channel); translation: MRLDFSAVGGIIFGVIALVGGFVLEGGRAGALLEGTAAMIVFGGTIGATAVSFSLDDLKKVPMLFRVGFTRDQFDPVQLIDKLVRYSDVARRRSLLELEQEIPLAGDPFLEKGLQLLVDNADPTFVRQMLETDIYAKSNQEKMGASIFEAAGGYAPTMGIVGTIMGLVHVLGELNGNPNSLAASIGLAFIATLYGVSSANLVWLPLAGNLKNKAKHSALVRQITLEGILAIQQGMAPSLLRDKLMSFIRPSGGTVAPVAEAPQPASEGVPVS